A genome region from Deinococcus depolymerans includes the following:
- a CDS encoding phosphatase PAP2 family protein, with protein MFPRSRQEFLPFVRDHWRSLLLLSLSVLIPLLLVTHFTHEIFREGGYAWDQAILDWYRARRTPALTATARTLATLGGPLVLPVVTAVIALLLARAHARAHGWFLILGVAGATLLNVAAKVVFQRPRPDELLAVLAEPGFSFPSGHAMANAAFGLALALVFWRSRAGWPVAVFGILWGVTVGVSRNYLGVHYPSDVLVGFLSSTAWVYGLHVVMQRRWPNLRKSPGGVRDTR; from the coding sequence ATGTTTCCGCGTTCACGTCAGGAATTCCTGCCCTTCGTCCGGGACCACTGGCGCTCGCTGCTGCTGCTGAGTCTCAGCGTCCTGATTCCCCTGCTGCTGGTCACGCACTTCACGCATGAGATCTTCCGGGAGGGGGGGTATGCCTGGGATCAGGCGATCCTCGACTGGTACCGCGCGCGCCGCACCCCGGCCCTGACCGCCACGGCCCGGACCCTGGCCACGCTGGGCGGCCCGCTCGTGCTGCCGGTCGTCACGGCCGTCATCGCGCTGCTGCTGGCCCGCGCGCACGCCCGCGCGCACGGCTGGTTCCTGATCTTGGGCGTGGCGGGCGCCACGCTCCTGAACGTGGCCGCGAAGGTCGTGTTCCAGCGTCCCCGTCCGGACGAGCTGCTCGCCGTCCTGGCCGAGCCCGGCTTCAGTTTCCCCAGTGGGCACGCCATGGCGAACGCCGCCTTCGGTCTCGCGCTGGCGCTGGTGTTCTGGCGTTCCCGCGCCGGGTGGCCCGTCGCCGTGTTCGGCATTCTGTGGGGCGTGACCGTCGGCGTCAGTCGCAACTACCTGGGCGTGCACTACCCGTCGGACGTGCTGGTCGGGTTCCTGTCGAGCACCGCGTGGGTGTACGGACTGCACGTCGTCATGCAGCGCCGCTGGCCGAACCTGCGCAAATCGCCCGGCGGGGTCCGGGACACCCGCTGA